One genomic region from Vibrio sp. STUT-A11 encodes:
- a CDS encoding OadG family transporter subunit: MQSNLFSEGLNLMTLGMGFVFIFLVFLVFAVTAMSNLIARWFPEPEPKPATKSVIPPPSAQHENQLVAVLAAAIHHKRIQQNSL; the protein is encoded by the coding sequence ATGCAGTCAAATCTATTTTCCGAAGGACTCAACCTGATGACATTAGGCATGGGGTTTGTGTTCATTTTTCTCGTCTTTTTGGTGTTCGCCGTCACCGCCATGTCCAACTTGATCGCACGTTGGTTCCCAGAGCCTGAACCTAAACCGGCAACAAAAAGTGTTATCCCCCCACCTTCTGCACAACATGAAAATCAGTTAGTTGCAGTGCTGGCGGCGGCTATTCACCACAAAAGAATTCAACAAAACTCGCTGTAG
- the oadA gene encoding sodium-extruding oxaloacetate decarboxylase subunit alpha: MSESKKTIGITDVVLRDAHQSLFATRLRLNDMLPIAQQLDEIGYWSLECWGGATFDSCIRFLGEDPWVRLRELKKSMPKTPLQMLLRGQNLLGYRHYADDVVDKFVERAVSNGMDVFRVFDAMNDPRNMQQAISAVKNNSAHAQGTLCYTTSPAHNLQTWVDVAQQLSEIGVDSIALKDMAGILTPYQAEELVSTLKKQVDVPLHLHCHSTAGLADMTIIKAIEAGVDRVDTAISSMSGTYGHPATESLVATLKGTPFDTGLNIEKLESIAAYFREVRKKYAAFEGQLKGSDSRIIVAQVPGGMLTNMESQLKQQNAQDKLDQVLTEIPKVREELGFIPLVTPTSQIVGTQAVINVLMGERYKTITKETAGVLKGEYGRTPAPVNIDLQARVLDGEQPLTCRPADQLPPELDALISDVKSQAQEKKLTLADDLIDDVLTVALFPQVGWKFLENRDNPDVFEPIPSVSQSTHEKAEKTNMTQPQQPSTYTITVNNQSYVVEVNEGGDITQVSSSPVPQSVPTAVPAPAANTEPMNAPLAGNIWKIHAKPGDTVEEGQVLLILEAMKMETEVRAARNGQIASIDVSEGDAVDVGAPLLQIA, from the coding sequence ATGTCTGAGTCAAAAAAAACAATCGGCATTACTGATGTTGTCTTACGTGACGCACATCAATCGTTATTCGCAACTCGTCTTCGCTTAAATGACATGCTCCCTATCGCTCAGCAGCTTGACGAGATTGGTTATTGGTCTCTGGAATGTTGGGGGGGAGCTACTTTTGACAGTTGTATTCGCTTTCTTGGTGAAGACCCATGGGTACGCCTGCGTGAACTGAAAAAATCCATGCCTAAAACGCCTCTACAAATGCTACTGCGTGGTCAAAACCTTTTAGGATATCGTCATTATGCTGACGATGTGGTGGATAAATTCGTCGAACGCGCGGTAAGTAACGGAATGGACGTATTCCGTGTCTTTGATGCCATGAACGACCCGCGCAATATGCAGCAAGCCATCTCTGCAGTAAAAAATAACAGCGCTCATGCCCAAGGCACACTGTGCTACACCACCAGCCCAGCGCATAACCTACAAACTTGGGTTGATGTGGCTCAGCAACTAAGCGAAATCGGCGTCGATTCCATCGCTCTCAAAGACATGGCGGGTATTTTAACGCCATACCAAGCCGAAGAGCTGGTTTCGACCCTGAAAAAGCAAGTCGATGTGCCGTTGCATCTACATTGCCACTCTACTGCTGGCCTGGCAGATATGACGATTATTAAAGCAATTGAAGCAGGGGTTGACCGCGTTGATACCGCTATCTCATCAATGAGCGGCACCTACGGACACCCAGCCACCGAATCGTTGGTCGCAACGCTAAAAGGCACGCCATTTGATACCGGTCTTAATATTGAAAAACTGGAGTCTATCGCCGCTTACTTCCGAGAAGTACGTAAAAAATACGCCGCCTTTGAAGGCCAGCTAAAAGGCTCGGATTCACGCATCATCGTTGCACAAGTGCCCGGTGGCATGCTGACCAATATGGAAAGTCAGCTCAAACAACAGAATGCGCAAGACAAACTGGATCAAGTGCTGACTGAGATTCCAAAAGTACGTGAAGAGCTTGGCTTTATTCCACTGGTCACCCCAACCTCGCAGATCGTCGGCACTCAAGCGGTGATCAATGTATTGATGGGTGAGCGTTACAAAACCATCACCAAAGAAACAGCAGGCGTTTTAAAAGGTGAATACGGCCGCACTCCTGCGCCAGTCAATATTGATCTACAAGCTCGCGTACTCGACGGTGAGCAGCCGCTAACCTGCCGACCAGCAGACCAACTGCCGCCAGAGCTCGATGCCCTGATCAGCGACGTAAAATCTCAGGCTCAAGAGAAAAAACTCACGCTTGCCGATGACCTAATCGATGACGTATTGACCGTCGCCCTCTTCCCTCAGGTAGGCTGGAAATTCCTCGAAAACCGCGACAACCCAGATGTATTTGAACCAATACCGTCAGTATCTCAATCCACACACGAAAAAGCAGAGAAAACCAACATGACACAACCCCAACAACCAAGCACATACACCATTACTGTTAACAACCAATCGTATGTAGTTGAAGTCAATGAAGGGGGCGATATCACCCAAGTATCATCAAGTCCAGTCCCACAATCTGTGCCAACGGCCGTGCCAGCACCGGCGGCTAATACCGAGCCGATGAATGCACCGCTAGCCGGTAATATTTGGAAAATTCACGCGAAGCCAGGTGATACCGTCGAAGAAGGTCAAGTCCTGCTGATCCTTGAAGCAATGAAAATGGAAACCGAAGTACGCGCAGCGCGTAACGGTCAAATTGCCAGCATAGATGTCTCCGAGGGTGATGCCGTTGATGTCGGTGCACCACTACTGCAAATCGCTTAA
- a CDS encoding sodium ion-translocating decarboxylase subunit beta, with protein MEKVFALVNDFGLFHLEVGQAIMIIVGLLLLYLAIVKQFEPLLLVPIGFGGILANLPDAGLAMSAVENALHAAKPEVMSAFASALNLSVDSAAEIKAALASATPTQLTNIHLLAEEYQYSDGMLYLFYSVAIASGAGPLVIFMGVGAMTDFGPLLANPKTLLLGAAAQFGIFATVLGALALSSFGLMDFSVAQAAAVGIIGGADGPTAIYVSSLLAPELLGAIAVAAYSYMALVPLIQPPIMRALTTPSERQITMQQLRKVGKLEKVCFPLLLLVLIAMLLPSATPLLGMFCFGNLMRQCGVVERLSDTAQNALINIVTIFLGLSVGSKLMADKFLQTETIGILALGIVAFCIGTAAGILMAKLLNRFTSEQVNPLIGSAGVSAVPMAARVSNKVGLEANTQNFLLMHAMGPNVAGVIGSAVAAGVMIKYVIG; from the coding sequence ATGGAAAAAGTATTTGCGCTGGTCAATGATTTTGGCTTGTTTCACCTTGAGGTGGGCCAGGCCATTATGATCATTGTCGGCTTACTGCTGCTGTATCTGGCGATCGTCAAACAGTTTGAACCTTTGTTGTTAGTACCGATCGGTTTTGGCGGTATTCTTGCCAACCTTCCCGATGCCGGGCTGGCAATGTCAGCGGTGGAAAACGCACTGCATGCAGCCAAACCGGAAGTGATGTCTGCCTTTGCATCGGCATTGAATCTGAGTGTGGATTCCGCGGCTGAAATCAAAGCAGCGCTAGCAAGTGCCACTCCCACTCAGCTGACTAATATCCATTTGCTGGCTGAAGAGTATCAATACTCTGATGGCATGTTGTACCTATTTTACAGCGTAGCGATTGCCTCTGGTGCTGGTCCGTTGGTGATATTTATGGGTGTTGGCGCGATGACTGACTTTGGTCCCCTACTCGCCAACCCTAAAACGTTGCTACTTGGTGCTGCAGCCCAGTTTGGCATCTTCGCCACCGTTCTCGGCGCGTTGGCCCTAAGCAGCTTTGGCCTGATGGACTTTAGCGTGGCGCAAGCGGCCGCAGTTGGCATTATCGGCGGTGCAGATGGCCCAACCGCCATCTACGTGTCCAGTTTGCTAGCGCCTGAACTTTTGGGTGCGATTGCCGTTGCTGCTTACTCTTATATGGCGTTGGTCCCGCTGATTCAACCGCCTATCATGCGCGCGCTCACCACGCCATCTGAGCGACAAATTACCATGCAGCAGCTGCGCAAAGTAGGCAAGCTAGAGAAAGTATGTTTCCCACTCTTGCTACTTGTACTCATCGCTATGCTCCTGCCTTCGGCAACACCGCTACTGGGTATGTTCTGCTTTGGTAACCTGATGCGTCAGTGTGGCGTGGTCGAACGTTTGTCTGATACGGCGCAAAACGCGTTAATCAACATTGTGACCATCTTCCTTGGACTGTCTGTTGGTTCAAAGCTGATGGCCGATAAGTTCCTGCAAACAGAAACCATCGGTATTTTGGCCTTGGGCATTGTGGCATTTTGTATCGGCACCGCAGCGGGCATTCTCATGGCGAAACTGCTTAACCGTTTTACCTCCGAACAAGTTAACCCTTTGATTGGGTCGGCTGGCGTTTCCGCCGTACCAATGGCAGCGCGTGTGTCGAACAAAGTCGGCCTCGAAGCCAATACGCAAAACTTTTTGTTAATGCACGCCATGGGTCCAAATGTGGCCGGGGTCATCGGCTCAGCGGTAGCCGCGGGTGTGATGATCAAATATGTGATCGGTTAG
- a CDS encoding sensor histidine kinase, whose product MQNQAFHHHLCRNMTFRQRVWALLFVVVSIQLLLIGGYFHYILSETLTHQVSTRAVIQAREIASDPQLIAAIAEHNDAEVVKQIARLQKISDADFIVVGDNQGIRLAHPDNQKIGYPMQGGDNERALEQGEHYYSIRKGSLGFAIRGKSPVVSPQGEIIGVVSIGYLLDTVSSWLLFYSYPFFFALLIILACSTLGAWAFSRHVKKQMYGMEPEEIALSLRVQNSVLEAVYEGIVAVDKQGRFLSANQEALRILGIAHHLDHLRGRMVNEFITPCEFFYGVKMNGEQDIQERQHEVITCNGETLVATRVRIWENDHDVGWVVSFRPRNDKSTLNYQLNKIRQQTDNLRVLSHEYANKLSTISGLIQIGAYDQALKAIRQETETHQQLIDFISRTFNSKVIAGLLLGKYTRAHELGLTLEFDPFCQLNHPPTQITEDELAAIMGNLLDNAYEATLKNPNSDKRITILLSDYGENELIVEVADNGTGIPPKIAESLFEKGITSKEQPGHGIGLYLVNHFVTRAGGTIVVDDAEPAGTIFSLFIPNMSTKDGNL is encoded by the coding sequence ATGCAAAATCAAGCCTTTCATCACCATTTATGCAGAAACATGACTTTCCGCCAGCGTGTTTGGGCACTGCTATTTGTGGTCGTAAGTATTCAGTTACTATTGATAGGTGGCTACTTTCACTACATTTTATCCGAAACTCTGACACATCAGGTCAGCACACGGGCGGTGATTCAAGCACGAGAAATTGCCAGTGATCCACAGCTAATCGCGGCTATTGCAGAGCACAATGACGCCGAAGTAGTTAAACAAATCGCCCGCTTACAGAAAATTTCCGATGCCGACTTTATTGTGGTGGGCGATAACCAAGGCATTCGTCTTGCTCATCCGGATAATCAAAAAATCGGCTATCCGATGCAGGGCGGTGATAACGAACGAGCATTAGAGCAAGGCGAACACTATTACTCGATTCGTAAAGGTAGCCTTGGCTTTGCGATTCGGGGCAAATCTCCGGTGGTATCCCCACAAGGAGAGATTATCGGCGTGGTGTCGATTGGTTATTTATTAGATACCGTCAGTTCTTGGTTACTGTTTTACTCATATCCGTTTTTCTTCGCACTACTCATCATTTTGGCCTGCTCAACCTTGGGGGCGTGGGCCTTTTCTCGTCACGTTAAAAAACAGATGTACGGCATGGAGCCCGAAGAAATCGCGCTCTCACTTCGAGTGCAAAATTCGGTTCTGGAAGCGGTATATGAAGGTATTGTTGCCGTTGATAAACAAGGGCGCTTTTTGTCCGCCAACCAAGAAGCCCTGCGTATTCTTGGTATTGCGCACCATTTAGACCACCTTCGCGGACGTATGGTCAACGAATTTATTACCCCCTGCGAATTTTTCTACGGCGTGAAAATGAATGGTGAGCAAGACATTCAAGAACGTCAACATGAGGTCATCACCTGTAACGGCGAGACCTTAGTTGCAACACGAGTTCGCATCTGGGAAAACGATCATGATGTTGGCTGGGTGGTCAGTTTTCGACCGCGCAACGACAAGAGTACTCTCAACTATCAGCTTAACAAGATTCGTCAACAAACCGATAATTTGCGTGTACTTAGTCATGAATACGCGAATAAACTTTCCACTATCAGCGGATTGATACAAATTGGCGCCTATGACCAAGCACTAAAAGCCATTCGTCAAGAAACGGAAACGCATCAACAACTGATTGATTTTATCTCGCGAACCTTCAACTCAAAAGTGATTGCTGGTCTGTTGCTTGGTAAATACACCCGCGCCCATGAATTGGGGTTAACCCTCGAGTTTGACCCGTTTTGCCAGCTAAACCATCCTCCGACACAAATTACCGAAGACGAACTTGCCGCCATTATGGGCAATCTGCTCGATAACGCGTACGAAGCCACGCTTAAAAATCCAAACAGCGATAAACGAATCACTATTTTGCTTTCGGATTATGGTGAAAATGAGCTGATTGTCGAAGTGGCAGATAATGGCACCGGAATTCCACCCAAAATAGCAGAATCCCTATTTGAAAAAGGAATCACAAGCAAAGAACAACCAGGCCACGGTATCGGTCTCTATCTTGTTAACCACTTTGTCACTCGCGCTGGCGGTACGATTGTGGTCGATGATGCAGAACCAGCCGGCACAATTTTTTCTTTATTTATTCCTAACATGAGTACAAAAGATGGAAACCTATGA
- a CDS encoding response regulator, which yields METYDVLIVEDESNIAEFHSYYLQQTLRFRPIGIAKSVAEAKKMIQLLKPKLVLLDNYLPDGKGIDLLKEITASKSSPDVVFITAANDMETVREGVRCGVFDYLLKPISYDRLADSLERYLKYTSSLNSNDSINQRHVDELFNFQSKTAHLQQLPKGIDELTLDKVTEAFDESVELYTADTLGKEVGISKTTARRYLEFLTAKGFVHAVIQHGRVGRPERVYKKR from the coding sequence ATGGAAACCTATGACGTATTGATCGTCGAAGACGAAAGCAACATCGCCGAGTTTCACTCGTATTATTTGCAGCAAACCCTACGTTTTCGACCGATTGGCATTGCCAAAAGTGTGGCGGAAGCAAAAAAGATGATTCAATTACTAAAGCCAAAACTGGTCCTGTTGGATAACTATCTTCCAGATGGTAAAGGCATTGATTTACTTAAGGAAATAACGGCGTCGAAAAGCTCGCCCGATGTCGTTTTTATCACTGCTGCTAATGATATGGAAACGGTACGCGAAGGGGTGAGATGTGGTGTTTTTGACTACCTATTAAAGCCGATATCGTATGACCGTTTAGCCGACTCACTGGAGCGATATCTGAAATACACCAGTTCATTAAACTCCAATGACAGTATTAACCAGCGCCATGTTGATGAGTTATTCAACTTTCAATCGAAAACTGCACATCTTCAGCAATTACCTAAAGGCATTGATGAACTAACGCTTGATAAAGTCACTGAGGCTTTTGATGAAAGTGTAGAACTTTATACCGCTGACACGCTAGGTAAAGAGGTGGGCATCAGTAAGACCACCGCTCGTCGCTACCTTGAATTTCTCACTGCGAAAGGTTTTGTCCATGCTGTTATCCAACACGGCCGCGTTGGCCGACCAGAACGCGTTTATAAGAAGAGATAA
- a CDS encoding MarR family transcriptional regulator, giving the protein MDSKSLVTLVAHVTQLLRIQISKQLDDSNLPLTFFQSLALQHIGEMAPCSANDIVVATKKDKAQVTRLLSELGKLGYIERHQSQQDKRLYMLTLTASGLEAYHSIQSIRILAAQQMVSGIEDEQLVVVQQLLTQMEANLESDSRAV; this is encoded by the coding sequence ATGGATAGTAAATCATTAGTAACACTAGTCGCTCATGTCACTCAGTTACTACGAATTCAGATAAGTAAGCAATTAGATGATTCCAATTTGCCACTGACGTTTTTTCAGAGTTTAGCGCTTCAGCACATTGGAGAGATGGCTCCTTGCTCCGCTAACGATATCGTGGTTGCCACAAAAAAAGACAAAGCGCAGGTTACTCGCTTGCTGAGTGAGCTTGGCAAACTCGGCTATATCGAACGTCACCAAAGTCAACAGGATAAACGCCTGTATATGTTAACGCTCACGGCTAGCGGACTAGAGGCTTACCACTCAATTCAATCCATTCGAATTCTGGCGGCGCAGCAAATGGTATCTGGTATCGAAGACGAACAACTGGTTGTTGTGCAGCAGTTACTCACCCAGATGGAAGCTAATTTGGAAAGTGATTCTAGGGCAGTTTGA
- a CDS encoding DUF2798 domain-containing protein: MKLKKLAITLPAPICIVASLSLFMTYLNHGIQDDFLWQWGKAFLFSLIIILPVAGLLIMKLSKWVEEQFPSMNPLYRKLLLCGLIALSLESLLSIISTSTKVPFYEANQFLSVWAQTLIKAYPLGYVIAMIMVFVVKPRIQRALAAA, encoded by the coding sequence ATGAAATTAAAAAAGCTTGCTATCACGTTACCAGCACCTATCTGTATCGTCGCTAGCCTTTCACTATTTATGACTTACCTGAATCATGGCATTCAAGATGATTTTCTATGGCAATGGGGAAAAGCTTTCCTCTTTTCCCTTATCATTATTTTGCCTGTGGCCGGATTACTTATCATGAAATTGTCCAAATGGGTTGAAGAGCAATTCCCAAGTATGAATCCACTATACCGGAAGCTTCTTTTGTGCGGGCTGATAGCGCTATCGCTTGAGTCCTTGCTCAGCATTATTTCTACGTCGACCAAGGTGCCATTCTATGAAGCAAACCAATTTCTATCAGTCTGGGCTCAAACTTTGATAAAAGCGTATCCACTTGGTTACGTTATCGCCATGATAATGGTCTTTGTTGTTAAGCCACGAATTCAACGCGCGCTTGCCGCTGCCTGA
- a CDS encoding TetR/AcrR family transcriptional regulator codes for MVVEAGQTKRANVGEIRRRNEELILQAAADEFVKHGYKGTSVQAIADRVNLPKANLLYYFKSKTGIYKALLKDILTLWNDGFSEQAAMLPPEVVLRNYIVGKMQYSRTHPKESKIFAQEIIQGAPIIADSIQFPMVNWAAGKATIIQAWIDKGLIRPVEPLHLLFLIWGATQFYADFDTEIRLIKGGPLSTEEFEKAQEFVVDMVLRGLKITH; via the coding sequence TTGGTTGTAGAAGCAGGGCAAACGAAACGAGCTAATGTCGGTGAGATCAGACGACGTAATGAAGAGCTAATCTTACAAGCCGCGGCAGATGAGTTCGTCAAGCATGGCTACAAAGGCACCTCAGTTCAGGCCATTGCCGACAGAGTGAATTTACCTAAGGCGAACCTGCTGTACTACTTCAAGTCAAAAACAGGCATCTATAAGGCGTTATTGAAAGACATTCTTACGCTATGGAATGATGGTTTTTCTGAGCAAGCCGCCATGTTACCGCCTGAAGTCGTGCTGAGAAATTACATCGTCGGCAAGATGCAATACAGCCGTACACATCCCAAAGAATCGAAAATCTTCGCGCAAGAGATCATTCAAGGAGCGCCTATTATTGCCGATTCAATTCAGTTCCCAATGGTTAACTGGGCAGCAGGCAAAGCCACCATCATTCAAGCCTGGATTGATAAGGGGCTGATTCGTCCGGTTGAACCACTGCACTTGTTGTTTTTGATTTGGGGAGCTACCCAGTTTTACGCTGACTTTGATACTGAAATCAGGCTAATTAAAGGCGGGCCTTTGTCGACAGAAGAGTTTGAAAAAGCGCAGGAGTTTGTGGTTGATATGGTGTTGAGGGGGTTGAAAATAACGCATTAA
- the xdhA gene encoding xanthine dehydrogenase small subunit, which yields MLELMINNDVVKVASAKADTMLLNYLREQKHMTGSKEGCASGDCGACTVVVVDSDDGNKLSYRQINACITPIHALHGKQIITVEHLKQNDQLHPVQQTVVDHHGSQCGFCTPGIVMSLYALSKQEETPQNPTHFLSGNLCRCTGYGPLIEAANSIAANHIDDPLNVHEAAVKTWMASVSEENEPDYARPQNRQQLAQAIKDMPGAKMIAGGTDLSLEVTQQYKTLPQLIDLSHVDDLLTITETSAGWRIGAAVPMTQVHEFVKQHFPTADEVIERLGSLTIRNRATLGGSLGHASPIGDIAPLLISLHGLIELDNGQDKVLLAPEEYITGYRQTALQPNQWISAIHLPQLANNERHAIYKVSKRYEDDIATVTLGLNMAFGPNQCVTNCIISAGGVAAKSVRLSELEALFIGKPLSLSVIQRAQEMVPTVIHPLSDVRGSNTYRIKLVQNLLKRFYLESQSIETRLVQDA from the coding sequence ATGTTAGAGCTCATGATTAATAATGATGTCGTTAAAGTGGCATCAGCAAAAGCAGATACCATGCTTTTGAATTACCTGCGTGAACAGAAACACATGACAGGCTCTAAAGAAGGGTGTGCCAGTGGTGACTGTGGCGCTTGTACGGTAGTTGTGGTTGATAGCGATGACGGAAATAAGCTGAGTTATCGACAAATCAATGCCTGTATCACACCAATACACGCTCTGCACGGTAAGCAGATTATTACCGTAGAGCACCTTAAGCAGAACGATCAGCTTCATCCCGTACAGCAAACCGTGGTTGATCATCACGGTTCTCAATGTGGATTTTGTACACCCGGGATTGTCATGTCGCTCTATGCGCTGTCAAAGCAAGAAGAAACGCCACAAAACCCAACTCACTTTCTTTCAGGCAACCTGTGCCGCTGCACAGGCTATGGTCCACTTATTGAAGCAGCGAACTCAATTGCTGCAAACCATATCGATGATCCACTTAACGTTCATGAAGCCGCAGTCAAAACATGGATGGCCTCCGTCTCGGAAGAAAATGAGCCTGACTATGCTCGCCCGCAAAACCGTCAGCAACTCGCTCAGGCAATCAAGGATATGCCAGGGGCAAAAATGATCGCAGGCGGAACGGATTTATCACTTGAGGTGACTCAGCAATATAAGACTTTGCCGCAACTGATCGACTTGTCTCACGTCGATGACTTACTGACGATCACAGAAACATCAGCAGGCTGGCGCATTGGTGCGGCGGTTCCTATGACACAGGTACATGAGTTCGTAAAACAACATTTCCCAACGGCTGACGAAGTGATTGAACGCTTAGGCAGCCTGACAATTCGTAACAGAGCGACGCTGGGCGGCAGCCTTGGTCATGCCTCTCCAATTGGAGACATCGCTCCGCTGCTAATCAGCCTACATGGTCTGATTGAGCTAGATAATGGCCAAGACAAAGTGTTACTGGCGCCAGAAGAGTACATTACCGGATACCGCCAGACTGCGCTTCAGCCTAACCAATGGATCAGCGCGATTCACTTGCCGCAACTGGCTAACAACGAGCGTCACGCCATCTATAAAGTCAGCAAACGCTACGAAGATGATATCGCGACGGTGACGTTGGGTCTGAATATGGCGTTTGGTCCCAACCAATGCGTTACCAACTGCATCATCTCTGCCGGCGGTGTTGCGGCCAAGTCAGTACGCCTGAGCGAGTTAGAAGCCTTATTTATTGGTAAACCACTGTCGCTTTCTGTCATTCAGCGAGCGCAGGAAATGGTCCCAACGGTCATTCACCCACTAAGTGATGTGCGAGGCAGCAATACTTATCGAATCAAACTGGTCCAGAACCTGCTTAAACGTTTTTATTTGGAGTCTCAGAGCATTGAGACAAGGTTGGTGCAAGATGCGTAA